The following are encoded in a window of Panicum virgatum strain AP13 chromosome 5N, P.virgatum_v5, whole genome shotgun sequence genomic DNA:
- the LOC120671953 gene encoding cysteine-rich receptor-like protein kinase 13 isoform X2 → MAVKHKNIVRFLGYCYVEEMEYIDFQGRKVMAAAPQRFLCFECLPKGSFYPYITDARRGLEWKTRYRIIKGICEGLHYLHSEQIVHLDLKPANILLDDHMEPKIADFGLSRCFEEKQSKIITLKACGTPGYMAPECFTGVITFKLDIYSLGVIILEMLTGEKPEVEKGQKGHPEVKDVLESWKSRYKMSQGDNWLEHAVRVCTEIAIKCIDPNPEKRPEIHHIIETLVKTESTYGFIEDVTPISLNPREPEAEEKPQKSLNVKQQALLQTERQATEAAKREHAESERRNEELTKIEQLQETVQRLVEKMTNKESENHVLRQQALAISPAAKSLAAYPKSPFQLKTPENGNSLNGEVKSSPELEAEEKPQKSLDEKQQENQDLLTTSELLKKLSEDLGFSIESPDDYEEIYLEAEDELKDVARGSHPSSI, encoded by the exons ATGGCAGTGAAGCATAAAAATATAGTGCGATTCCTGGGATACTGTTATGTCGAAGAAATGGAATATATCGACTTTCAGGGTCGTAAAGTCATGGCTGCGGCACCACAAAGATTTCTCTGCTTCGAGTGTCTGCCGAAAGGGAGTTTTTACCCGTATATCACTG ATGCACGTCGGGGACTCGAATGGAAGACGCGCTACCGAATAATAAAGGGGATCTGTGAGGGTTTACATTACCTTCACAGTGAACAAATTGTTCATCTAGATCTCAAACCTGCAAATATACTATTGGATGACCATATGGAACCAAAAATAGCTGATTTTGGTCTCTCGAGGTGCTTTGAGGAAAAACAAAGCAAAATTATAACTTTAAAAGCTTGTGGAACACC GGGATACATGGCACCAGAATGCTTTACCGGAGTAATCACATTCAAGTTAGACATATATAGTCTTGGTGTCATAATCTTGGAGATGTTAACAGGGGAGAAGCCTGAGGTTGAGAAAGGGCAGAAGGGGCATCCTGAGGTTAAGGAT GTACTTGAAAGTTGGAAAAGTAGGTACAAAATGTCACAAGGTGACAATTGGTTGGAACATGCTGTAAGAGTGTGCACTGAGATAGCCATTAAGTGCATTGACCCTAACCCAGAAAAGAGACCAGAGATACATCATATAATTGAGACCCTTGTTAAAACTGAAAGCACATATGGTTTTATCGAG GATGTCACCCCTATCTCACTGAACCCCAGGGAGCCAGAAGCTGAAGAGAAGCCACAAAAATCACTTAATGTGAAGCAGCAG GCTTTGCTGCAAACTGAAAGGCAAGCAACAGAAGCTGCAAAACGAGAACATGCTGAATCTGAACGGAGAAATGAAGAACTAACTAAAATTGAGCAACTTCAGGAGACTGTCCAGAG GCTGGTGGAGAAAATGACCAACAAGGAGTCTGAGAACCATGTGCTCCGCCAACAGGCTCTTGCAATTTCTCCTGCGGCAAAATCATTAGCTGCATATCCAAAGTCTCCTTTCCAG CTGAAAACTCCGGAGAATGGGAATTCTCTAAATGGAGAAGTGAAATCATCACCA GAGCTTGAAGCTGAAGAGAAGCCACAAAAGTCACTTGACGAGAAGCAGCAG GAAAATCAAGACCTCCTGACCACGAGTGAACTT ttaaaGAAACTGTCAGAAGATCTGGGATTCTCCATTG AATCCCCGGACGACTACGAAGAGATCTACTTGGAAGCTGAAGATGAGTTAAAGGACGTTGCTCGAGGTTCACACCCATCATCaatttga
- the LOC120671953 gene encoding cysteine-rich receptor-like protein kinase 13 isoform X1, producing MAVKHKNIVRFLGYCYVEEMEYIDFQGRKVMAAAPQRFLCFECLPKGSFYPYITDARRGLEWKTRYRIIKGICEGLHYLHSEQIVHLDLKPANILLDDHMEPKIADFGLSRCFEEKQSKIITLKACGTPGYMAPECFTGVITFKLDIYSLGVIILEMLTGEKPEVEKGQKGHPEVKDVLESWKSRYKMSQGDNWLEHAVRVCTEIAIKCIDPNPEKRPEIHHIIETLVKTESTYGFIEDVTPISLNPREPEAEEKPQKSLNVKQQALLQTERQATEAAKREHAESERRNEELTKIEQLQETVQRLVEKMTNKESENHVLRQQALAISPAAKSLAAYPKSPFQLKTPENGNSLNGEVKSSPELEAEEKPQKSLDEKQQENQDLLTTSELLKKLSEDLGFSIGKPIAACPIYWCNILDFFWTVIIVVKNMAFKKISCVQLAKITIRLCSMTLSNS from the exons ATGGCAGTGAAGCATAAAAATATAGTGCGATTCCTGGGATACTGTTATGTCGAAGAAATGGAATATATCGACTTTCAGGGTCGTAAAGTCATGGCTGCGGCACCACAAAGATTTCTCTGCTTCGAGTGTCTGCCGAAAGGGAGTTTTTACCCGTATATCACTG ATGCACGTCGGGGACTCGAATGGAAGACGCGCTACCGAATAATAAAGGGGATCTGTGAGGGTTTACATTACCTTCACAGTGAACAAATTGTTCATCTAGATCTCAAACCTGCAAATATACTATTGGATGACCATATGGAACCAAAAATAGCTGATTTTGGTCTCTCGAGGTGCTTTGAGGAAAAACAAAGCAAAATTATAACTTTAAAAGCTTGTGGAACACC GGGATACATGGCACCAGAATGCTTTACCGGAGTAATCACATTCAAGTTAGACATATATAGTCTTGGTGTCATAATCTTGGAGATGTTAACAGGGGAGAAGCCTGAGGTTGAGAAAGGGCAGAAGGGGCATCCTGAGGTTAAGGAT GTACTTGAAAGTTGGAAAAGTAGGTACAAAATGTCACAAGGTGACAATTGGTTGGAACATGCTGTAAGAGTGTGCACTGAGATAGCCATTAAGTGCATTGACCCTAACCCAGAAAAGAGACCAGAGATACATCATATAATTGAGACCCTTGTTAAAACTGAAAGCACATATGGTTTTATCGAG GATGTCACCCCTATCTCACTGAACCCCAGGGAGCCAGAAGCTGAAGAGAAGCCACAAAAATCACTTAATGTGAAGCAGCAG GCTTTGCTGCAAACTGAAAGGCAAGCAACAGAAGCTGCAAAACGAGAACATGCTGAATCTGAACGGAGAAATGAAGAACTAACTAAAATTGAGCAACTTCAGGAGACTGTCCAGAG GCTGGTGGAGAAAATGACCAACAAGGAGTCTGAGAACCATGTGCTCCGCCAACAGGCTCTTGCAATTTCTCCTGCGGCAAAATCATTAGCTGCATATCCAAAGTCTCCTTTCCAG CTGAAAACTCCGGAGAATGGGAATTCTCTAAATGGAGAAGTGAAATCATCACCA GAGCTTGAAGCTGAAGAGAAGCCACAAAAGTCACTTGACGAGAAGCAGCAG GAAAATCAAGACCTCCTGACCACGAGTGAACTT ttaaaGAAACTGTCAGAAGATCTGGGATTCTCCATTGGTAAACCTATTGCAGCTTGCCCTATCTACTGGTGTAACATCCTAGATTTTTTTTGGACTGTTATTATTGTTGTGAAAAATATggctttcaaaaaaatttcgtgTGTGCAATTAGCTAAGATAACTATAAGATTGTGTTCTATGACCCTTTCTAATTCTtag